Genomic DNA from Calditrichota bacterium:
ATTTGGCTGCGGTTCTGTAATGAACTTATTTGCCAACACGATTAAAATTGCGAAAAAAATCGCGGCGATCAAGCCTTGCATTTTTTTGAATTTGAACAAACTAATTACGCCGGTGATGATGAGAATCGCGCCGAGCAGCTCGGTCATTTGCACCACGCCGAAATAGGGAACGAGGAAAAATCCGGTCGCCAAGGCTGCGACGACACTTGCCAGCGTTGAAACCGCGTACAAATTTCCCGCTGATCTGCCGACATTTTCCAGCCCTTTTGTTTTTAATTTGATAGCTAACGGAGAAATCATCCCCAACAAAAACAGCGGCGGAAAAAAGAGCACGATAGCAGCGACGAGAACGGCGAATCTCAATCCGAGCGGCTCAGTGATTGACAAAATCGGATGTTTGAGCAAAGGAATGAGCATTGTCCACACACCAGAACCGAGTAGAATGAAAGACAAATCTGACTGTTTATTTCTTCGGTCTGCTAAATTTCCCCCGACAGCATAGCCAGCGCTCAAGGCAGCCAATGTGACAGAAATCAATGCGGACCAGAGATAAATGCTCACGCCGTAAAAAGGCCCCAAAATTCGTGTGCCCAAAATTTCCAGGGCGAGAACGCACGCGCCGGCGATCGCAACGATCAGATACAAATAAAATTTCATTCCTTACCCTTTCTATTTTTCGCCTTTTTCGTAAACCCGCCAGTAGGGTCTTTCCGGTTCCCAACTTTCGGAAATTTCTTTTGGCGGACGAACCACAATGGCGTTGCACTCGGCAGTTACAGTGCCGTCGGGCAAACTCAGCGTGCCGGCGACTTTAGCGCTCCTTTTGCCGTAGCGCACCAGCCAGCCCCGCGCCGTCAGAGGGGTGTTCGTCGGTGTGGGATGTTTGTAAGTGATTTCTAATTTTAGCGTGACAAAAAGATTGTCAAAATCGCCGTCGAGCAGCACGGCGCGGCCCGAAGTCTCATCCAAAATCGCCGCAACAATGCCGCCGTGTGCGATTCCCGGATAGCCGTTGAAATGTTCCGGGATCGAAACTTGACCGACGACTTGTTTACTTTCGGTATCATTGTACCATTCCATTTTCAGACCAAGGTCGTTTTGCTTTCCGCACAAAAAACAAGTTCTCGAAGATGGTTGCTTGATCAGGCTCATTTTTGATTTATCCTTTCCGCGTTATGTTTGAAATTCAGGTATGTTGACGAACAGATTAGAATAGAAAATAAATTGACGACCAATATTTGCAAGAATTAAAAAAAATCTGATTCTACTGACATCACAAGCGTATTCCACTTTTTTGGGCGGAACACACGGGGAACGAAAAAATGTATTTGAATGTTTGCGAATTCTTTTCATTAAATATAAAATTTGTTTGGAAAATGTCAAGGAAAATAAAATTTCGTTTCTCCGAAAGAGGTCGCTAGTTATTTCCGCAAAACGCTATAAATTGCTTGACAAAGTGAAGCAAAATTTGTATCTTGAGCTTAACATTTTCAATGAAGAAAATTTGATTTTAAAAAATATTATTTATTTTCCAAAGAAAAACATTAACTCAAAAATCTTATTGCATTTTTATCACAATTTATCTTAATAAAAGGCTTGATTAATGTTTAATACTTACTCGCTTCGCAAGTCCTGGGCGGGCGCGGTTCAGAAGTATCGCATGAAAAAACAGTTGGCAAGGGTGCGCAAGTTATTTCTTTTCCTGTTTTCCGTCTGGCTCATCGGTTCAATTTTAACAATTTTAGCGCAATACATTTTTGCCAGGGACCTGCACCAATCGATTCACGATTATCTGAAATATTTTTGGGTTGTGATCATTGAATTGGTCAGCGGTTTCGATATTCCTGACACCATTCCGCTACATCTCACCAGCCAGATTATCTCCGTGCTCATGCTGGTCATGGGCATTGTCGTGGTGGGACTTTTTACCGGACAGATCATTTCTATTTTCGTGCATGTGCTTCAGCGAGGCGAATTTGTTTCCGAAAAACCTGAGGGATTTCAATTCAGGCGTCCAATCGTCATTTGCGGCATCAGTCCGAAATTACCCAATATTATTTTCAATTTGAGAAAAAGCGCGCTTTCAAAAAATCGGGAAATTGTTGTTGTCGGTCGTGACGCTGACCAGATAAAAAAAGAAGACGAAGAAGTTTTTGAAGACGTCTGGTACGTAAAAGGCGAACCTTCGCTGCGGGCAACTTTGCTGAATGCTATTGGCAAAGAAGAGACGCGGGTGATCATTTTGGAACGGCGACGCGATGATCCCTATTTTTCGAGCCAGTGCGCCATTAATACCGCTATGGCGGTGGAAGTGATCGACGAAAGAATTCACACCGTTGTCGAAGTGACGCACAATCGCGACGCCGAACATTTCCAGCGCACGCACATCAACGACATGATTAACATTTCCGATTTTGGCATGAAGATGATTGCCCAGGCAGCGCTGCGTCCGGGAATGGCGCGCGTTTTTTCTCAGTTGCTCGGCGGTAATGAAGGCGAAGAATCCACAGTGCAAATCTATTTTACTCCCTTGCCGCTGCAGAAAAATTTTGTCGGAAAAAATTATCTGGAAATTACCGCTATGCTCTGTCACGAATTTTGCTGCGCGGACATCACTTTGCTCGGTTTCGCCAAGTTTTTCAGTGATGAACAGAAAAAACAATTTGATCTGCGCTTGCGCAATACAAATTATTTCATTCAGATCAATCCGCTGAGTCGAAGGAAAGATGACGATCCTGCCAACGAATACACTTTTCGTGAAGGCCGGCTCTTTTTCTTCAAAGACACTGTTCTGAAGGAACAGGATCGGTTGATTTATCTTGCAGATGCGCCAATAAATTTTGAAGAAGCATTACAAAAAATAATAAAAGGGAGATGATTATGGAAGGAAGGAGTACGTTCAATGAAGGCGATTTTGGCATCCGGGATCATATCATTATTTGCAATTGGACGGAAAAAGCGGATGTGATCGTTCGGCAGTTGCACGATGCGAGCGTGCGGCAAAAAAGCCCGATTATCGTGATTAGCAACAATCCGGAAAAAATTCCCAAAACCACGGACCCTGCCTACCGGGGATTGCTGATGATTGCCGGAAATCCGGCGGACAAGGAAATGCTGAAAAGAGCGGACATCGCGACAGCGAAAACGGTGATTGTGTTAGCTGACGAAAATGATCCTGAACGGGCAGATTCAAAATCCATTTTGATCGTGTTGGCGATTGACGCTATTAATCCAAATGTGCACGTGATTGTGGAATTGATGCGTTCAAATAACGAGATGTTTTTTCAATATTCTCACGTCAACGAGATTGTTTGTTTGGAGCAATTGGCGGAAAAATTATTAGCGCAATCAGCGCTGACTCCGGGTTTGTCGCAGGTTTACATGGATTTGCTGACGCAGTCTGTGGACACCAATGAGATTTACCAGGAACCAATTCCCAAATTTTTTGTCGGTCAAACTTACCGCGAGATCGAATCGGAGATAATCAAGATTGATGAAAAAGACGTGATTCTGATCGGCTTTGCCACAACGGTGGAAAAAAAAGTGGAGGATCAGTCCATTGTCAACGGCTTCGGCAACAAAATCTACGAGCGAAAAGTCGTCATCAATCCCAAAAGTTCGTCGCGCGATAAGTTTTCCAAAGATTACAAATTTCAGGAAGGAGATAGCATTTTCTTGATTTCGTACATCGCGCCTGACCTTGACGAATATTTTGAAAGGAAGGGACTGTAAATATTGAAAAGATGTCGCACGGATTAAGGTTGTTGAAAAATGCGTATGGGAGGAATTTCTTGTGAGCAAGTCCGAAAAAATTTGATGGCAAAGAGCGATTTGCAGCAAAAAAAACTTGACAAATTAAGAAAATATTTGTATATTGGGCTTCGTATTTTTAGAAGACGATAGTGTGAAAAATGAGCATTACACACTCCGGCGTAGCTCAATTGGCAGAGCGGGTGGCTGTTAACCACTAGGTCGTAGGTTCGAGTCCTACCGCCGGAGCGAAAATCTGACCTCGGAATTCTCCGAGGTTTTTTGTTGGTGCAGTAAAATATTCGGCGGAAGATTGATTTTCTTCTCCCGCTGAAAAGAACATTCCGCTTGACGATCTCCTCAACCATGGCAATTAAGTTCCAATTGTAAAGATTTTGACCTCTCCAAAATTCATATTCAGAGCATGTTCGCGGGCTGCTTTACCTCCCTCGATTGATACCATGGGTTTTGGCAGTGTGAACTTGCGTTCTCCCTTTTCTGTTGCCACGATCATCGCAGTGTCGCGCGTCGCGCGGATGATATCCGGTTTGCTGCTCCAAAGAGGAACTTCTGCCTGTTGCGCCAACCAGCGTAAAATTTGTGCAGGCAATGGCGCGGTTCCCACGTACACGGATTTGTATCCTTCGTGCGCTTTTATGGCAAAAGCCACTTCGTTGTTATCTTGCCAGGTGCCCAGGCTTTGACTTTCGCTGTCAACAACAGCAAAGCGCGGCGAGCGGTCCGCCTTTACTCCGAAAAGCATCTTGATCGATTGGTTTTTTTCTTCAATTGCACTACGGATCATCATTGGACCTGGCTCCTCGAGAATCTTGAACCGAAATCCTGTTAGTTCTTCCATTTGTTTTAAATCCAGTTTGTTCGGAGCAATAAAACCCG
This window encodes:
- a CDS encoding PaaI family thioesterase; the encoded protein is MSLIKQPSSRTCFLCGKQNDLGLKMEWYNDTESKQVVGQVSIPEHFNGYPGIAHGGIVAAILDETSGRAVLLDGDFDNLFVTLKLEITYKHPTPTNTPLTARGWLVRYGKRSAKVAGTLSLPDGTVTAECNAIVVRPPKEISESWEPERPYWRVYEKGEK